The proteins below come from a single Xyrauchen texanus isolate HMW12.3.18 chromosome 3, RBS_HiC_50CHRs, whole genome shotgun sequence genomic window:
- the LOC127622753 gene encoding cytochrome c oxidase subunit 7C, mitochondrial, with protein sequence MLGQAVRRFATSAVRSSHYAEGPGKNLPFSVENKWRLLGMMVLFFGSGFAFPFIVVRHQILKK encoded by the exons ATGCTCGGACAAGCCGTGCGACGATTTGCAACCTCTGCGGTTCGCTCCAGTCATTATGCGGAGGGACCAGGAAAG AACCTGCCATTCTCCGTAGAGAACAAGTGGAGGCTACTGGGCATGATGGTGCTGTTCTTTGGTAGTGGATTTGCCTTCCCATTCATCGTTGTCAGGCATCAGATCCTGAAGAAATGA